Proteins co-encoded in one bacterium genomic window:
- a CDS encoding DUF6785 family protein: MAIEQAANENGTIVAAKVSYRRAFLLGLILMPINVYWVIAAELRFDLVMSLNPLFITPVFYLFVLWFVNLLIEKLFPKYILKPHELVVIYVMLVMSCTIASVDYLINLISLMPWPQHLAETYPGFIKPALPYLPKWLFVWDRQVVKDLFSGDATVFSYRVLRAWLPPLGFWLIFITASCWIMLCMTVMIRKAWMENVKLSYPIVRLPFAMTERNTPASLMRSHVMWFGFGIAAFLGILKQLNHWYPSIVSIQTGSQWIPINTAPWSAMGAIPVSFYPFDIGLAYLVPLDVSFSCWFFYLLYRFESVLLSVVGLGSVNHGQLGIEQGLGAWFSFALVLIWGIRKHLRHVIQIAVHPDGSDSGEPMSYRLAFFGLIAGGIVFVGFWWAAGMNPLWSFLMMVTYLLVSIAITRVRAEAGAQHVVWAMNPLRIIQLFDSRLFSQETIAASAMSHWYVRFERSHMMPSQMEAFKLAGEHGMNMRKLVAPVLIALVLATIVGMGSSLHVLLKHGVVNAPGYYTGAANEGINWYARTVTGGYEGQGHVGVVAGAAVFVFFLAWLREKAAWMPFNPLGYCIGFGMNYHWVPFLIAWLIKLFVLRFGGLKLFRQTLPFFLGLVLGDYITGAVWSLVGLLTNLPPIRIFL, encoded by the coding sequence GTGGCTATTGAACAGGCGGCAAATGAGAACGGGACTATAGTTGCGGCGAAGGTATCTTATCGCCGGGCGTTCTTGTTGGGCTTGATTTTGATGCCGATTAACGTGTACTGGGTGATAGCCGCAGAGTTGCGGTTTGATCTGGTGATGTCTCTCAACCCGCTATTTATAACTCCTGTTTTCTATCTCTTTGTTTTATGGTTCGTTAATCTGCTAATCGAGAAGCTATTCCCCAAGTACATTCTGAAACCACATGAGCTGGTTGTTATCTATGTGATGTTAGTAATGTCCTGCACGATAGCTTCTGTGGACTATCTAATCAACCTAATCTCGCTCATGCCATGGCCGCAGCATTTAGCCGAGACTTATCCTGGATTTATAAAACCAGCCTTGCCATATCTCCCAAAATGGCTATTTGTTTGGGATAGGCAGGTCGTTAAGGACTTATTTAGCGGAGATGCGACAGTATTCAGCTACAGGGTGCTTCGGGCATGGCTGCCACCGTTAGGGTTTTGGTTGATATTTATCACTGCATCCTGTTGGATTATGCTTTGCATGACCGTTATGATTCGCAAGGCATGGATGGAGAATGTGAAGCTCTCCTATCCAATTGTAAGATTACCCTTTGCGATGACCGAGCGAAATACTCCAGCTTCGCTTATGCGCTCGCATGTAATGTGGTTTGGGTTTGGGATAGCAGCTTTTCTGGGTATCCTTAAGCAATTGAATCACTGGTACCCCTCAATTGTTAGTATTCAAACAGGATCTCAGTGGATTCCAATCAATACCGCCCCTTGGAGCGCTATGGGGGCAATTCCTGTTTCGTTTTATCCATTTGATATCGGCCTGGCTTATTTAGTCCCTTTGGATGTCTCATTCTCCTGTTGGTTCTTTTATCTATTGTATCGATTTGAAAGTGTGTTATTGTCTGTTGTTGGGCTTGGCTCTGTCAATCACGGCCAATTAGGCATTGAACAGGGATTGGGTGCTTGGTTTTCGTTTGCTTTAGTGCTGATTTGGGGCATTCGAAAGCATCTTCGCCATGTTATTCAGATTGCTGTGCACCCTGATGGATCTGATTCAGGTGAGCCGATGTCCTATCGACTTGCCTTTTTCGGTCTTATTGCTGGAGGAATTGTATTCGTTGGTTTCTGGTGGGCAGCGGGAATGAACCCGCTTTGGTCTTTTTTAATGATGGTCACCTATTTGCTGGTCTCCATCGCTATCACCCGTGTTCGAGCAGAAGCTGGCGCGCAGCATGTTGTTTGGGCAATGAACCCGCTTCGAATTATTCAATTATTTGATTCGAGGTTGTTCTCCCAAGAAACGATTGCAGCCTCAGCAATGAGCCACTGGTATGTTCGTTTCGAACGAAGCCATATGATGCCAAGTCAAATGGAGGCATTCAAACTGGCGGGTGAGCATGGGATGAACATGCGTAAGTTAGTGGCGCCTGTCTTGATTGCGTTAGTGCTTGCAACCATTGTAGGAATGGGTTCGAGCCTTCATGTTTTATTAAAGCATGGAGTTGTCAATGCTCCGGGGTACTATACTGGTGCAGCTAATGAAGGGATTAATTGGTACGCCCGAACAGTGACCGGCGGATACGAAGGGCAAGGCCATGTTGGTGTCGTAGCAGGCGCAGCGGTATTCGTATTCTTTCTGGCATGGCTCAGAGAAAAAGCTGCATGGATGCCTTTTAATCCATTAGGCTATTGTATCGGCTTCGGAATGAACTATCATTGGGTACCCTTTTTGATAGCTTGGCTGATCAAGCTGTTCGTTTTAAGGTTTGGTGGGCTTAAGCTTTTCCGGCAAACTCTCCCTTTCTTCCTGGGATTGGTGCTTGGAGATTATATTACTGGAGCGGTATGGTCACTGGTTGGTTTGCTGACAAACTTGCCGCCGATTAGGATTTTTCTATAG